A genomic segment from Capra hircus breed San Clemente chromosome 7, ASM170441v1, whole genome shotgun sequence encodes:
- the LOC102178620 gene encoding olfactory receptor 7G1-like, translating to MGPRNKTGVSEFLLMEVTKDLELQPLHFILFLFIYLVTILGNLLIIMAVISDSHLHTPMYFFLYNLSFTDICLSTTTIPKMLVNIQTQNQSITYTGCLTQLCFVLVFASLESFLLAVMAYDRYVAICHPLRYMAIMNFRLCGWLSLFSLFISIVDALIHSLMVLQLTFCTDLEIPLFFCEVVQVIKLACSDTLINNILIYLATSIFGGVPVCGIIFSYTQIVSSVLRMPSVSGKYKAFSTCVSHLSVVSLFYGTGLGVYISSALINSSRQTAVASAIYTVVPQMMNPFIYSLRNRDMKEALRKLISKIPLPFQDCVI from the coding sequence ATGGGACCCAGAAACAAAACAGGAGTTTCAGAATTCCTTCTTATGGAAGTGACAAAGGATCTGGAACTGCAGCCACTCCACTTCATTCTGTTCCTGTTCATATACCTAGTCACCATCCTGGGAAACCTGCTCATCATCATGGCTGTCATCTCTgactcccacctccacacccccatgtacttctttctcTACAACCTGTCCTTTACTGACATTTGTTTAAGCACGACCACGATCCCAAAGATGCTAGTGAACATCCAAACACAGAATCAGAGCATCACTTATACAGGCTGCCTCACCCAGCTCTGCTTTGTCCTGGTGTTTGCTAGTTTGGAAAGTTTTCTCCTTGCAGTAATGGCCTATGACCGATATGTGGCCATTTGTCACCCACTGAGGTACATGGCCATCATGAACTTTCGCCTTTGTGGTTGGCTGAGTCTATTCTCCTTGTTTATTAGCATCGTGGATGCCCTGATCCACAGCCTGATGGTGTTGCAGCTGACGTTTTGCACAGACCTGGAAATCCCCCTCTTCTTCTGTGAAGTTGTTCAGGTCATCAAGCTTGCATGCTCTGATACCCTCATCAACAATATCCTGATATATTTGGCCACTAGCATATTTGGGGGTGTTCCTGTGTGTGGAATCATATTCTCCTATACTCAAATTGTCTCCTCAGTTTTGAGAATGCCATCAGTGAGTGGAAAGTACAAAGCTTTTTCCACCTGTGTTTCTCacctctcagttgtgtccttaTTTTATGGCACAGGCTTGGGGGTGTACATTAGTTCCGCTCTTATCAATTCTTCCAGGCAGACTGCAGTGGCTTCAGCGATTTACACAGTTGTCCCTCAAATGATGAACCCTTTCATCTATAGTTTGAGGAACAGGGACATGAAGGAAGCTTTGAGAAAACTCATCAGTAAGATACCACTGCCTTTTCAGGACTGTGTTATTTAA